From the Corythoichthys intestinalis isolate RoL2023-P3 chromosome 13, ASM3026506v1, whole genome shotgun sequence genome, one window contains:
- the LOC130928558 gene encoding uncharacterized protein LOC130928558 isoform X2, with the protein MSTRPEELCGVKKEPPRHRQWTECKLMHAKVVLHRLEDLSISQVHYPESACIKDEEEESSSIKDEKEFVYIKEL; encoded by the exons ATGTCCACGAGACCGGAGGAACTTTGCGGCGTGAAAAAGGAGCCCCCACGTCACCGACAGTGGACTGAGTGCAAATTAATGCACGCTAAGGTTGTTCTTCACAGACTAGAAG ATTTATCTATCAGCCAAGTCCATTATCCTGAGTCTGCATGCATCAAGGACGAGGAGGAAGAGTCGTCATCCATTAAGGATGAGAAGGAGTTCGTATACATTAAAG agctgtaa
- the LOC130928558 gene encoding zinc finger protein OZF-like isoform X1, whose product MSTRPEELCGVKKEPPRHRQWTECKLMHAKVVLHRLEDLSISQVHYPESACIKDEEEESSSIKDEKEFVYIKGFRRYLGAERQEPESPGIKEDVELPQIKEEEESKPCQQKQLPIKKEEEERPCVKEEEEEEHITRSNDEPLKSEDGLSEAGRGAEPPSGCSSSRLTEGFQADNRSGTTSQSPYNDDGHKKSHSDDKLCKCSQCGKTFATKQTCRAHMRRHTSEKPFSCSVCGQGYSCKSTLKRHTRAHTGEKPFSCPVCGKRFTQNSALNAHTRTHTGEKPFSCPVCGQRYSRKSDLKRHKRTHTGEKPFSCSVCGQRFSQMSTLKQHKRTHTGEKPCSCSVCGKSFFQKGDLTKHTRTHTGEKPFSCSVCGRGFSQKQHLQSHIRTHTGEKPFSCAVCGQGFSHNSSLKIHTRTHTGEKPFCCSVCGQRFARKDRIKLHECVGVRSRRQ is encoded by the exons ATGTCCACGAGACCGGAGGAACTTTGCGGCGTGAAAAAGGAGCCCCCACGTCACCGACAGTGGACTGAGTGCAAATTAATGCACGCTAAGGTTGTTCTTCACAGACTAGAAG ATTTATCTATCAGCCAAGTCCATTATCCTGAGTCTGCATGCATCAAGGACGAGGAGGAAGAGTCGTCATCCATTAAGGATGAGAAGGAGTTCGTATACATTAAAG GTTTCAGAAGATATCTTGGGGCTGAGCGGCAGGAGCCAGAATCTCCTGGCATTAAAGAGGATGTTgagctcccccaaatcaaagaggaggaggagtcaaagccctgtcaacagaagcaacttccaatcaaaaaggaggaggaagagcgGCCATGCGTtaaagaggaggaagaggaggagcatATCACGAGGTCAAATGATGAGCCCTTGAAGAGTGAAGATGGTCTGAGTGAGGCTGGCAGAGGGGCAGAGCCTCCAAGCGGCTGCAGCAGCAGCAGGTTAACAGAAGGATTTCAGGCAGACAACAGAAGTGGCACCACATCACAGTCACCTTACAATGATGATGGTCATAAGAAATCTCACAGTGACGACAAACtctgcaaatgctctcagtgtgggaaaacctttgcGACTAAGCAAACTTGTCGTGCACATATGAGGAGGCACActagtgaaaaacctttttcctgctcagtttgtggacaAGGATACAGTTGCAAGAGCACCTTAAAACGACACACAAgagcccacactggcgaaaaacctttttcctgcccagtttgtggaaaaagattcactcagaacaGCGCCTTAAAcgcacacacaagaacccacactggcgaaaaacctttttcctgcccagtttgtggtcaaagatacaGTCGCAAGAGCGACTTAAAACGACacaaaagaacccacactggcgaaaaacctttttcttgctcagtttgtggtcaaagattcagtcaaatgagcaccttaaaacaacacaaaagaacccacactggcgaaaaaccatgttcctgctcagtttgtggaaaaagtttttttcagaaGGGAGATTtaacaaaacacacaagaacccacactggcgaaaaacctttttcctgctcagtttgtggtcgaggATTCTCTCAAAAGCAACATTTACAAAGCcacataagaacccacactggcgaaaaacctttttcctgcgccgtttgtggtcaaggattcagtcaTAATAGTTCCTTAAAAATACACacgagaacccacactggcgaaaaacctttttgctgctcagtttgtggtcaaagatttgcTCGGAAGGATCGGATTAAGTTACACGAGTGTGTTGGTGTGAGAAGCAGGCGCCAATGA